Proteins encoded within one genomic window of Procambarus clarkii isolate CNS0578487 chromosome 31, FALCON_Pclarkii_2.0, whole genome shotgun sequence:
- the HSPC300 gene encoding probable protein BRICK1-A yields the protein MSARNQVITQQIKQDWINREYIEVITSNIKRIAEFLNSFDMSCRSKLSQLNEKLTMLERRIEYLEARVTKGETLN from the exons ATGTCAGCGCGCAATCAAGTTATCACTCAACAAATCAAGCAAGACTGGATTAATCGGGAATACATTGAG GTTATCACCAGCAATATCAAGAGGATAGCAGAGTTCCTCAACAGCTTTGATATGTCATGCAGATCTAAGCTGAGTCAACTGAACGAGAAGTTGACAATGCTGGAGCGGCGAATAGAGTACCTGGAGGCGCGAGTTACTAAAGGAGAAACTCTTAACTAA